GGTCACCTCCTCCTCTTTTTCTCCCAGTCCAAGCATGATCCCGCTTTTGGTCTTGACCTGTGGGTTCAGTTCTGCAAGCTTTTTCAGCACACGGAGTGAACGCTCATATTTCGCCCCTTTGCGGATATGATAAAGGCGTGGTACCGTTTCAAGATTGTGTCCGACGATCTCGGCACCGCTGCGGGCAATGATACGAAGGGCATCTTCGTCCTCCTGCATATCGGGTATCAGCAGTTCCACGACGATCGTTCTGTCATATGCTTTGATGGCCTGGACAACCTTGGCAAAATGTGCCGCACCGCCGTCTGGAAGATCGTCACGGGTGGGACTGGTAATGACCACATGTCGCAGTCCCATCGCGGCAACGGACTCGGTCACATGTGCCGGTTCATCCGGGTCCGGAGACAGGGGAGTCTCCTTGGAAACGTTGCAGAAGGTACAGCGGCGGGTACACTGGTTCCCCAGTATTAAGAATGTTGCCTGCTTCCGGGAGAAACACTCCCCGATGTTGGGACACATTGCCTCCTGACAGACCGTATGGAGTTTCCCTTTGGCGATGATAGCTTCGACTTCACGCAGGCTGCTGAGCGTGATCTTCTTTCTGAGCCATTCAGGTTTGCTGTAGTGTATTTTTTGCGTGGACATTCCATGCCTCCTGGCTGTATTTTTCCTTGAAGAGTCTCTCTGCAAGCATCAGTTCTTCTGCGCTTAAAGAGCCGGTTTGGACTATTGTGCCCAATGTTTCGTTAAAGGCCTTCTGTATCTCCAGGGAAAGTCTTTCTTCTGTCATATCAATCTGCAGTGTATCAAGTGTGTTTGTCAGGGAAAGACCTGAATCCTCCGAAAAAAGTGCCTCAAAGCGTTCTTTGTCAAGCCTCAGGGGGATACTGCCGTGCTGAAGTAGTGCCTGTCGCGTATGACGCTGGGCATTCCCGCCGATCTTTCTGCCCCCGATGATGATATCATAGGCTTCCGTTCCGGCAAGACAGATGGGGCTTTTGGTCTCGGGAATTTGCAGGTCATATGCAAAACCGGCATCGAGTCCGAGATCCCGGTAGAGCTTTATCAGAAAACCGCATAGGTATCGGTAGCTGTTCCTGACCCCTTTCTTCTGTACGAAAGAACGTGGAACGATGAGCGAATAGGAGATGTCACCGCCATGTACAAGGATGCCTCCGCCGGTGATACGCCGGACATAGGCTACACCTGAGCTTTGTGTTTTCTGGAGCTGCAGGGTCTCTTGGAAGTGCGAGAAACGGCCCAGGCTGAGCGAAGGCTCTTCCCAACGATAAAGACGAAGGATGGGCAGGTCATTTTCCTTGTAGGCAGAGAGCAGTGCTTCGTCCACGGCCATATTCCATTGTGCCGAAGCTGTTCCGCTGTCGATGAATCTCCAGGTATGCATGTCCATTCTTTTCATTTCTCTTGATGTAGGTTAATTCTCCCTTAACCATTTTGGATTATACTATAAATAATGAACGTAAAGGAGTATGTATGGAGGAGAGACGGATCAGAAAAAATCCTGCCGAGTTTTCGGTACAGCCCAATATGACAGATTATGAAGTGACCTACGGAAGTTTCTCATGGGAAAGTGTGGCTGAAAAGTTTGAAGGGCTGCCTTCCGGCGGACTGAACATCGCCCATGAAGCGATCGACCGCCATGCGAACGGACCTCTTGCAGATAAATTGGCACTGATATGGCTGGGAGAGAAGGGAGAGAAACGTACCTTTACCTTTAAAGAGATGAAGCAGGAGAGTGCGAAGTTCGCCAATGTCCTCAAAACGCTCGGTTTTGAAAAAGGCGAACGTGTCTATACGCTTTCTACACGCCTTCCCGAACTCTACATCGGGGCTATGGGGATCCTGAAGAACGGTTCGGTGATGTGCCCGCTCTTCTCACAGTTTGGACCCGAACCGATATTGCAGCGTATGCAGCGCGGTGATGCCCGTGGACTGCTGACGACACAGCGCCTCTATGAGAAGAAGATCGCACCCCAGATGGAGGCGCTTCCGGACCTGCGTTATGTCCTTCTGATCGATGCGCAGGAGGATGTGAATGAAAAAGTCCTCTCTCTG
The sequence above is drawn from the Sulfurovum riftiae genome and encodes:
- the lipA gene encoding lipoyl synthase, which gives rise to MSTQKIHYSKPEWLRKKITLSSLREVEAIIAKGKLHTVCQEAMCPNIGECFSRKQATFLILGNQCTRRCTFCNVSKETPLSPDPDEPAHVTESVAAMGLRHVVITSPTRDDLPDGGAAHFAKVVQAIKAYDRTIVVELLIPDMQEDEDALRIIARSGAEIVGHNLETVPRLYHIRKGAKYERSLRVLKKLAELNPQVKTKSGIMLGLGEKEEEVTALMQDLLDHECRLLSIGQYLSPSQEHTEVVEFVPPERFDHFYDVGMAMGFHFIKSSPYTRSSYMADEYLKS
- a CDS encoding lipoate--protein ligase family protein, whose translation is MKRMDMHTWRFIDSGTASAQWNMAVDEALLSAYKENDLPILRLYRWEEPSLSLGRFSHFQETLQLQKTQSSGVAYVRRITGGGILVHGGDISYSLIVPRSFVQKKGVRNSYRYLCGFLIKLYRDLGLDAGFAYDLQIPETKSPICLAGTEAYDIIIGGRKIGGNAQRHTRQALLQHGSIPLRLDKERFEALFSEDSGLSLTNTLDTLQIDMTEERLSLEIQKAFNETLGTIVQTGSLSAEELMLAERLFKEKYSQEAWNVHAKNTLQQT